A genomic stretch from Edaphobacter aggregans includes:
- a CDS encoding SDR family NAD(P)-dependent oxidoreductase yields MENVLDAGVGLSLAGRVALITGGSRGIGAAAVTMFRRAGARVAFSYRAAEDRARELVAECGGEAVCRGVRQELAAPEDGAALVAAAVAAFGRVDCLVVNHGVWPSHDAPIATMPTEQWRGTLGINLDSAFGLVQAAVAQMQRQSANGGARGHIVLVSSTAGQRGEAFHVDYAASKGALISLTKSLSSELAGQGIYCNCVAPGWVETEMSAAALKHPETSKKVLATIPLGRAARVEEIAGPILFLCTPLAGFVSGEIFNVNGGAVLVG; encoded by the coding sequence ATGGAAAATGTTTTGGATGCGGGCGTTGGCTTGTCACTTGCGGGACGGGTGGCGTTGATTACGGGTGGGTCGCGTGGAATTGGCGCGGCAGCAGTGACGATGTTTCGGCGGGCGGGGGCGCGGGTGGCGTTCAGCTATCGTGCTGCTGAAGATCGGGCGCGAGAGCTGGTCGCTGAGTGCGGCGGCGAGGCGGTATGCCGTGGGGTTCGGCAGGAGTTAGCTGCGCCGGAGGATGGTGCGGCTCTGGTTGCTGCGGCGGTGGCTGCGTTTGGGCGCGTGGATTGCCTGGTGGTGAATCATGGGGTGTGGCCTTCGCATGACGCGCCTATCGCGACGATGCCGACGGAACAGTGGCGGGGGACGCTGGGGATCAATCTTGACAGCGCGTTTGGGCTGGTGCAGGCCGCGGTGGCTCAGATGCAGCGACAGAGCGCGAATGGCGGGGCCCGGGGGCATATTGTGCTGGTGAGTTCGACGGCGGGGCAACGGGGCGAGGCCTTCCATGTCGACTATGCGGCGAGCAAGGGCGCGCTGATCAGCCTGACGAAGAGTTTGTCGAGCGAGCTGGCTGGACAGGGGATCTATTGCAACTGCGTGGCTCCGGGGTGGGTGGAGACGGAGATGTCGGCCGCTGCCCTGAAGCATCCGGAGACGTCCAAGAAGGTACTGGCCACGATACCGCTGGGGCGCGCTGCCCGGGTGGAGGAGATTGCCGGACCTATATTATTTCTGTGCACGCCGTTGGCGGGGTTTGTCTCGGGTGAGATTTTCAACGTGAATGGCGGCGCTGTGCTGGTTGGTTGA